One window of the Pseudomonas sp. S04 genome contains the following:
- the peaA gene encoding quinohemoprotein amine dehydrogenase subunit alpha, with translation MKRKLRSGMSASLLALAACAALHAPQSMAARDAQTILKETCQGCHTPEAENALSRISHQRKTPEGWLMSIARMQVMHGLQISDDDRRTLVKYLADTQGLAPSETDGVRYALERRLNTVEQFDEQTSQMCGRCHSGARVALQRRPAEEWERLVNFHLGQWPSLEYQALSRDRDWFDLARKEMVPLLAKRYRLDNPAWKTWQQTAPKAQALVGDWSFSGHLPGKGELAGIMRVSADGDDTFKVSVKGQYADGTAFNGDGSAILYSGYEWRGNVTVDGVVMRQVFAAKDNELQGRMFEAEHDERGLDFLAAKQGSSRLLAVQPGYLKAGSEAEVTLIGSGLQGQPDFGKGVEVLQVISQSPEQIKVRLKAAADAQPGVRAVTLGSLKGPSLSVYQQIAEVKVVPEFSVARIGDGGGSTPKVQGRFDAEAWGKGADGKLYRIGIVPAQWKVEAFDDRAREDEDVKFAGTMQADSGVFTPGDAGPNPARKMSTNNAGNLKVIAAVDDAGKSLTGEGHMIVTVQRWNNPPIP, from the coding sequence GTCATACCCCTGAAGCCGAGAACGCCTTGAGCCGTATCAGCCACCAACGCAAGACTCCGGAGGGCTGGCTGATGAGCATCGCGCGCATGCAGGTCATGCACGGCCTGCAGATCAGCGATGACGACCGCCGGACCCTGGTCAAATACCTGGCCGATACCCAGGGCCTGGCGCCGAGCGAGACCGATGGCGTGCGTTATGCCCTGGAACGGCGGCTCAACACCGTCGAGCAATTCGACGAGCAGACCAGCCAGATGTGCGGCCGCTGCCACTCCGGTGCGCGGGTTGCCCTGCAGCGTCGCCCGGCCGAGGAGTGGGAGCGCCTGGTGAACTTCCACCTCGGTCAATGGCCGTCGCTGGAATACCAGGCGCTGTCTCGCGACCGCGACTGGTTCGACCTGGCCCGCAAGGAGATGGTGCCGCTGTTGGCCAAGCGCTATCGACTGGATAACCCGGCCTGGAAAACCTGGCAGCAAACCGCGCCCAAGGCCCAGGCGCTGGTGGGCGACTGGAGCTTCAGCGGGCACCTGCCGGGCAAGGGGGAGCTGGCCGGGATCATGCGCGTCAGCGCCGACGGCGACGATACCTTCAAGGTCAGCGTCAAGGGTCAATACGCCGACGGCACAGCTTTCAACGGCGACGGCAGCGCGATCCTCTACAGCGGCTACGAATGGCGCGGCAACGTGACCGTCGACGGCGTAGTGATGCGCCAGGTGTTCGCCGCCAAAGACAACGAACTGCAAGGCCGGATGTTCGAGGCCGAGCATGATGAACGTGGGCTCGACTTCCTCGCCGCCAAACAGGGCAGCAGCCGTTTGCTGGCAGTGCAGCCGGGCTACCTGAAGGCCGGCAGCGAAGCCGAAGTGACCCTGATCGGCAGCGGCCTGCAAGGCCAGCCGGACTTCGGTAAAGGCGTCGAGGTGCTCCAAGTCATCAGCCAGAGCCCCGAGCAGATCAAGGTCCGCCTCAAGGCCGCCGCCGATGCCCAGCCGGGCGTGCGTGCCGTGACCTTGGGCAGCTTGAAAGGCCCGAGCCTGTCGGTCTACCAGCAGATTGCCGAGGTCAAGGTGGTGCCTGAATTCTCGGTGGCCCGGATCGGTGATGGCGGGGGTTCGACGCCCAAGGTCCAGGGGCGTTTCGACGCCGAAGCCTGGGGCAAGGGCGCGGACGGCAAGCTCTATCGCATTGGCATAGTCCCGGCGCAGTGGAAAGTCGAAGCCTTCGACGACCGCGCCAGGGAAGACGAAGACGTCAAGTTTGCCGGCACCATGCAGGCGGACAGTGGCGTATTCACCCCGGGCGATGCCGGGCCGAATCCGGCACGCAAGATGTCCACCAACAATGCCGGCAACCTCAAGGTGATTGCCGCCGTCGACGACGCAGGAAAATCCCTGACCGGCGAAGGCCACATGATTGTCACCGTGCAACGCTGGAACAACCCACCCATTCCGTGA